One window from the genome of Catenulispora sp. MAP5-51 encodes:
- a CDS encoding PucR family transcriptional regulator yields MGVSPPYDDLRSTSLALRLARIALHGAAERRRVVVFGSDPLSAVAGSAPDIMPRVARGILAGLDELTVQDRTLLLDTFGAWLDADGSAGEAGRRLFVHPNTVRNRLRRLEKQTGRSLSNPRAIAELILAYEIDCGTRAAVAEAAGTAR; encoded by the coding sequence GTGGGCGTCTCGCCGCCCTATGACGACCTGCGTTCGACCTCGCTGGCCCTGCGCCTGGCCCGCATCGCCCTGCACGGCGCCGCCGAACGCCGCCGCGTCGTGGTCTTCGGCAGCGACCCGCTCTCGGCGGTGGCCGGCAGCGCGCCGGACATCATGCCGCGCGTGGCCCGCGGCATCCTGGCGGGCCTGGACGAGCTCACCGTCCAGGACCGCACGCTGCTGCTGGACACCTTCGGCGCCTGGCTCGACGCCGACGGCTCGGCCGGCGAGGCCGGGCGGCGCCTGTTCGTGCACCCGAACACGGTGCGCAACCGGCTGCGCCGGCTGGAGAAGCAGACGGGGCGCTCGCTGTCGAACCCGCGCGCCATCGCCGAGCTGATCCTGGCCTACGAGATCGACTGCGGGACGCGCGCGGCGGTGGCCGAGGCGGCGGGGACGGCGCGGTAG
- a CDS encoding sugar ABC transporter permease encodes MVPAAGSAADPRLMAREHGLSGYWNEFMRRVKGGELGSLPMIIALAVIWIVFYSLNSTFLSAQNLSNLSQQIVGTGMIALGVVFVLLLGEIDLSVGSVSGLAAAVFAVESVNNGVNEYLALILALVTGIATGLIQGFFFARIGVPAFVVTLAGFLFWNGLMLNILGATGTVNLPPTSIVSRLYNTIYGQQIAAYGAAAIGVLLYAAVAMYGRARRMRAKVPAPPVGEIAARVILLAIVAFLAAYVFNEYKGLPLAPLIFLIFIVVGDFILRRTVYGRRIFAVGGSIEAARRAGISVPFIRLTVFSICGLMAAVGGLFLAGQIESASQTSGGGNLLVNAIAAAVIGGTSLFGGRGKTWSALLGALVIGSIQSGMNIQGLSNSIQYMVTGAVLLAAVVIDAVARRTQKASGRV; translated from the coding sequence ATGGTCCCGGCGGCCGGCTCGGCCGCCGACCCGCGGCTGATGGCCCGGGAACACGGCCTTTCCGGCTACTGGAACGAGTTCATGCGCCGGGTCAAGGGCGGCGAACTCGGCTCGCTCCCCATGATCATCGCTCTGGCGGTCATCTGGATCGTGTTCTACAGCCTGAACAGCACGTTCCTGTCGGCGCAGAACCTGTCCAACCTCTCCCAGCAGATCGTCGGCACCGGCATGATCGCCCTCGGCGTGGTGTTCGTCCTGCTGCTCGGCGAGATCGACCTGTCGGTGGGCTCGGTGTCGGGCCTGGCCGCGGCGGTGTTCGCGGTGGAGTCGGTGAACAACGGCGTCAACGAGTATCTGGCGCTGATCCTGGCGCTGGTCACCGGTATCGCCACCGGATTGATCCAGGGCTTCTTCTTCGCCAGGATCGGCGTGCCCGCATTCGTCGTCACCCTGGCCGGCTTCTTGTTCTGGAACGGCCTGATGCTCAACATCCTGGGCGCCACCGGCACCGTCAACCTGCCGCCCACCAGCATCGTCTCCAGGCTCTACAACACCATCTACGGCCAGCAGATCGCCGCTTACGGAGCCGCGGCGATCGGTGTCCTGCTCTACGCGGCGGTGGCGATGTACGGCCGGGCGCGCCGGATGCGGGCCAAGGTACCGGCGCCGCCGGTCGGCGAGATCGCGGCGCGGGTCATCCTGCTGGCGATCGTCGCCTTCCTCGCCGCCTACGTGTTCAACGAGTACAAGGGCCTGCCGCTGGCGCCGCTGATCTTCCTCATCTTCATTGTGGTCGGCGACTTCATCCTCCGGCGCACCGTCTACGGCCGCCGCATCTTCGCGGTCGGCGGCAGCATCGAGGCCGCGCGCCGGGCCGGTATCAGCGTGCCGTTCATCCGCCTGACGGTCTTCTCGATCTGCGGCCTCATGGCCGCGGTCGGCGGCCTGTTCCTGGCCGGCCAGATCGAATCCGCCTCCCAGACCTCCGGCGGCGGCAACCTGCTGGTGAACGCGATCGCCGCGGCGGTCATCGGCGGCACCAGCCTGTTCGGCGGACGCGGCAAGACCTGGTCGGCGCTGCTCGGCGCGCTGGTGATCGGCTCGATCCAGTCCGGCATGAACATCCAGGGCCTGTCGAACAGCATCCAGTACATGGTCACCGGCGCGGTGCTCCTGGCCGCGGTGGTCATCGACGCGGTGGCACGGCGGACGCAGAAGGCCAGCGGCCGGGTCTAG